One part of the Pirellulales bacterium genome encodes these proteins:
- a CDS encoding thioredoxin domain-containing protein, whose protein sequence is MNRLAHETSPYLLQHQNNPVDWYPWGPESLERAKQEQKPIFLSIGYSACHWCHVMEHESFENPAIARLMNDNFVCIKVDREERPDLDHIYMNAVQLLTGRGGWPMSVFLTPDLQPFYGGTYWPPTSRMGMPGFDQVLLAVANAWQERRQQVIEQAAELTGHIAQLAALPSAAGELSHQLIDAAGAALERSFDFHHGGFGGAPKFPHPMDLQVLLRLWKRHRRTGLLDMVTTTLDKMAAGGIYDHLGGGFHRYSVDERWLVPHFEKMLYDNALLTVAYVEGFLAAGHAEYARVARETCDYVLRDLTDAAGGFYSTEDADSEGEEGKFYVWTPQEIAAVLGADAAEIFCYVYDVSESGNFEGHSILNLPKPIETCAKIKQRDPAELQVDLAASRAKLLGVRIRRVRPGRDDKVLVAWNGLMIDALARAGSALNEPRYVAAAAKAVDFILRDMRRPDGRLLHTWRNGKAKYDAYLDDYAALANALVSLYEATFDERYIDQAVRLVEIMLAHFADSAAGGFFYTADDHEQLIARHKDVQDSSVPSGNALAATVLVRLGKLTGRAEYLEAAEKTIRSAVGLLARAPTAAGQMLLALDMFLGPTFEIVLLGNLVQTDTAAVLRELHGQFIPNKVVALRSPKAQTTSTFHSTALNPLFAGKTLLAAEPTLFICENFACQAPVGGREAAIAKIATLAASE, encoded by the coding sequence ATGAATCGCCTGGCTCACGAGACTTCGCCGTACTTGTTGCAGCACCAAAACAATCCGGTCGATTGGTATCCGTGGGGACCGGAATCGCTGGAGCGAGCCAAGCAGGAACAGAAGCCGATATTTCTTTCCATCGGCTATTCCGCGTGCCATTGGTGCCACGTGATGGAGCACGAAAGTTTTGAGAACCCGGCCATCGCGCGGCTGATGAACGACAACTTCGTGTGCATCAAGGTCGATCGGGAAGAGCGCCCCGATTTGGATCACATTTACATGAATGCCGTGCAACTGCTCACGGGGCGCGGTGGTTGGCCGATGTCGGTATTTTTGACGCCCGACTTGCAACCGTTTTACGGCGGCACGTATTGGCCGCCGACGTCGCGGATGGGTATGCCGGGGTTCGATCAGGTGTTGCTCGCCGTGGCTAACGCCTGGCAGGAGCGGCGGCAGCAAGTCATCGAACAGGCGGCCGAATTGACCGGGCACATTGCGCAATTGGCGGCGCTTCCTTCGGCTGCCGGAGAGCTTTCGCACCAATTGATCGATGCGGCGGGCGCGGCGCTGGAGCGGAGTTTCGATTTCCACCACGGTGGCTTTGGCGGCGCGCCGAAATTTCCGCACCCGATGGATTTGCAAGTGCTGCTGCGGTTGTGGAAGCGGCACCGCCGCACGGGATTGCTCGACATGGTGACGACGACGCTCGACAAAATGGCGGCCGGCGGAATTTACGATCATTTGGGAGGCGGGTTTCATCGTTATTCCGTCGATGAGCGCTGGCTAGTGCCGCACTTCGAAAAAATGTTGTACGACAACGCGCTGCTGACCGTTGCGTACGTGGAGGGCTTTCTCGCCGCCGGCCATGCCGAGTACGCCCGGGTGGCCCGTGAGACATGCGATTACGTGCTGCGTGATTTGACCGACGCGGCAGGCGGATTTTACAGCACGGAAGATGCCGACAGTGAAGGAGAAGAAGGGAAGTTTTACGTCTGGACGCCGCAGGAAATTGCCGCCGTGTTGGGAGCCGACGCCGCCGAGATTTTTTGCTATGTGTACGACGTGAGCGAGTCGGGCAACTTCGAAGGGCATAGCATATTGAATCTGCCCAAGCCGATTGAGACATGCGCCAAAATCAAGCAGCGCGACCCGGCCGAGTTGCAGGTCGATTTAGCCGCCTCTCGGGCAAAATTGCTCGGCGTGCGCATTCGCCGTGTGCGGCCGGGACGAGACGATAAAGTGCTAGTCGCGTGGAACGGGTTGATGATTGACGCCCTGGCGCGGGCTGGTTCGGCATTGAATGAGCCGCGCTATGTGGCGGCGGCTGCTAAAGCGGTTGATTTTATTTTGCGTGACATGCGCCGTCCTGACGGCCGCTTGCTTCATACCTGGCGCAACGGCAAGGCCAAGTACGATGCTTACCTGGACGATTACGCGGCCCTGGCCAATGCGCTGGTTAGCTTGTACGAAGCGACGTTCGACGAACGATACATTGACCAAGCTGTGCGGCTGGTCGAAATCATGCTCGCGCATTTTGCCGACAGCGCGGCGGGGGGATTTTTTTACACCGCCGACGATCATGAACAACTGATTGCCCGGCACAAGGACGTTCAAGACAGCTCCGTCCCCAGCGGCAATGCTTTGGCGGCCACCGTTTTGGTGCGGCTGGGCAAATTGACCGGCCGGGCGGAATATCTCGAGGCCGCGGAAAAAACAATTCGCTCGGCGGTCGGTTTGTTGGCGCGCGCTCCCACCGCTGCCGGACAAATGTTGCTGGCGCTCGATATGTTCTTGGGCCCGACGTTTGAAATCGTGCTGCTGGGCAACCTGGTACAGACCGACACCGCCGCTGTCCTGCGCGAATTGCATGGGCAGTTCATTCCCAACAAGGTGGTTGCTTTGCGGTCGCCGAAAGCCCAGACCACCTCGACATTTCACTCCACCGCCCTCAATCCGCTGTTTGCCGGCAAAACGCTGCTGGCCGCTGAACCCACGCTATTCATTTGCGAAAACTTTGCCTGCCAAGCGCCCGTTGGCGGGCGCGAAGCAGCGATCGCCAAAATTGCAACACTTGCCGCCAGCGAATGA
- the panB gene encoding 3-methyl-2-oxobutanoate hydroxymethyltransferase, with translation MTKPDHHRMTVPRFAALKAEGKKITVLTAYDYTMAALLDATEIEAILVGDSMSMVVQGHPNTLPVTLDEMIYHAEMVGRAVQHALIVVDMPFPSYHLGVPKAIENAGRILKETRCQAVKLEGGADQADVIRGLVSAGIPVMAHVGLRPQNVHVLGGYKVQRDEARLMNDARAAQESGAFATVLECIPAEIAAKITKTLMIPTIGIGAGVNCDGQVLVVNDLIGITSGYVPKFVKAYADVKSTIADAVTRFRDDVRSGKFPGPEQAFH, from the coding sequence ATGACCAAGCCCGACCATCACCGGATGACGGTTCCCCGATTCGCCGCGCTAAAAGCAGAGGGGAAAAAAATCACCGTCCTAACGGCCTACGATTACACCATGGCCGCGCTGTTAGATGCCACGGAGATCGAAGCCATTTTGGTCGGCGACAGCATGTCGATGGTTGTACAGGGCCATCCGAATACCCTGCCCGTGACACTGGACGAAATGATTTATCATGCCGAAATGGTCGGGCGCGCCGTACAGCACGCCCTGATCGTGGTCGACATGCCGTTTCCTAGTTATCACCTGGGCGTGCCCAAGGCGATTGAAAACGCTGGGCGCATTCTCAAGGAAACGCGCTGCCAGGCCGTGAAGCTGGAAGGGGGCGCTGATCAGGCCGACGTGATTCGCGGTTTGGTTTCGGCCGGCATCCCGGTCATGGCCCATGTCGGTTTGCGGCCGCAAAACGTGCATGTGCTGGGCGGTTACAAAGTGCAGCGCGACGAAGCAAGGCTGATGAACGACGCCCGGGCGGCGCAGGAATCGGGGGCGTTTGCGACTGTGTTGGAATGCATTCCCGCCGAGATCGCCGCGAAAATTACCAAGACGCTAATGATTCCGACCATCGGCATTGGCGCCGGTGTGAATTGCGACGGCCAAGTGCTGGTCGTCAACGATTTAATCGGAATCACCAGCGGCTACGTGCCGAAATTCGTGAAAGCCTACGCCGACGTGAAATCAACCATTGCCGATGCCGTGACCCGTTTCCGCGACGATGTGCGCAGCGGCAAATTCCCCGGACCGGAGCAGGCGTTTCATTAG